In a genomic window of Deltaproteobacteria bacterium:
- a CDS encoding transposase translates to MVSRQHTTGGKPRLGKTSKMAQRDLRRLLITGTMAVVRSAWCDDRSLARQDAGAQAEGTDRSGLANRMARIVWALTTKSEIYRVPAAA, encoded by the coding sequence ATGGTGTCGCGCCAGCACACGACCGGCGGCAAGCCGAGGCTGGGCAAGACATCGAAGATGGCTCAGCGTGACCTCAGACGGCTGTTGATCACGGGCACCATGGCCGTGGTCCGCTCGGCGTGGTGCGACGACCGATCTCTCGCTCGCCAGGATGCTGGCGCGCAAGCCGAGGGTACTGATCGCAGTGGCCTAGCCAACCGAATGGCCCGGATCGTCTGGGCGCTGACGACAAAGAGTGAAATCTACCGTG